AACCTAGGACCAAGCTGATCAAAATAATAAATCGTCGTTTCAAACTAAAATACCTACCTTTACTATGACGACTCTAGCGATTGTGGTCGGGCCAGCGCTAGAATGAAGACCGTGCTTAAAATAAGTAACGTACCCCCAAATTCAATCCACCCAAAATGCACCCTTAAATACAAAACTGATAAGACCGTCGCGGCTAGTGGTTCAAAGGCATCTAACAGTCCGACTGCCGTTGCTGAAATATAATCTAAACTCGCCAAATATAGCGAATAAGCAACCACTGTACCGGGAATCACGATAAACCAATAACCCAGCTGACCAACCAGATCCAAATGCGGTATCTGCCACGCACCGGGATGGAGTAACCCAAATAGTAACCCACCTAACGTCATTGCCCAACCGGAGATCGCGATTGCACCATACTCAGCCAATAAGTGAATCGGCAATAAAACATAAGCTGCCGCGGCCATTCCAGTAGCCACGCCCCAGAAAAAGGCCGCCGGTGAGATAGCTAAATGTGTTGGCTGTCCACCAGTGACTAACAAAAAAGTCCCCACTAAGGCAACCAATACGGCAATTAAATCTGCACGTCGTGGGACTGCTTGTTCACGCAACATCGTATATAATACGATGAATACCGGTGACAAAAACTGTAAGATCGTCGCGGTTGCGGCATTGCCAACCGCCACAGCTTTGTAGTAAACAAACTGCATAGCCACCATGCCAAAGATCGTAAACGCAAGCAAAGCAATGATACTCCGCCAAGAATGCCACAGCGCAAATAAACGCTGACGCTCCTTGGGCAACAAAGCCGCAAACAACAAAAGCAAGATGCCGGAGATCAACATTTTAGACTCGATCAGCCAAACTAAACTCAGCTGGCGCGTCGTAAATAACCATTGCGCAATGGGTCCAGAAACGCCCCAGAGAATCGCCCCAACTGCCGCTAATAAGATTCCTTGTAACTGTCTTGTCCGCACTCAAATCCCCCCTATTCCACAACAGAGCCTGTTTTCTATTATCGATTGAACTACTTCACACATGTTTTTCATTATACCATTTGTCTCCATAAGAAAAATAAGAGTTTGCCATAAGCTATTTAGCTGCTATTTCACAATGGCAGTTGATTTTTTACATTGAAAATTATTGACCATTCTTGTGGCCAACAATCTGGTTTTGACGATATGGTTCAGAAACAAAAAAAGAGTTGCGCCATAATTGCTTATGCCACAACTCCCCAACCAATACGATTACTCATCATCATCCACTTTAACTTGTCGATTAACCTCCGCTGCTGCAACCAGCTCGTCACTATCGATTCGACTGGCTACACCCCAGCAGTAAAAAAGATATGCCGTAACACTGATCAGCACAAAATCCCATGGGTAATGTAACCAACCATTTCCGCCAAACGGCTGACTACCAAGATACGAAACGGCCGAAAGAAAGACCAAATAAATGATCAGCCACAAGCTTCCTTTTAATTGCTGTTTGAAATTAGGAAACCCGCGACGCCACTCATAATAAACGTAAAAAGGTAATCCCAACAAAATAACCAAGATGACTTGGATCGTAGTTGGCCACATTGCCCAGTAAGTGGCTAAACTTGCTAGAACAAAGGCAACTGGCGCAACAACGCGTAGCCATTTTGACGCCACCGGTCGCTTAAAATTAGGCCGCAACTTACGTAAGGAGATCACCGTCACTGGTCCAGTTAAATAGGCAATCAAAGTTGATGTGGAAATCACACTGGCCAACACACTCCAATTACGAAAAACGCTGACCATTAGCAAACTGATCACTAAATTAGCGGCCATCGCCAACCGCGGAATGCCATAACGTCGATTCAAACGGCCTAGCCACTGTGGCATGTGCTGATTTTTGGCCATCGCCCATAGCGTCCGACTTGTGACCGCCACAAAGGTAACCCCAGTGCCAAACGGGGATACAAAAGCATCTAAATAAAGCAAGATCGACCACCACTGCAGTCCTAGTAAAATTGCCAGATCTGCGAATGGCGAGGCAAAATTTAAACCATGCCAACCACTCTGAGCCAACAAATGTGGCGGTACACTACCGATAAAAGTGACTTGCAACAACGTATAGATCACGGCACTGATCAACAATGAAATAGCGATTCCCCGTGCCACGTTATGTCGTGAATCGCGAATTTCGCTCCCCATATTGATCACAGTCTGAAACGCATTATATGAAAAGATAATTCCTGACGCTGTCGTCGCCTGAAAAATTGCCGCGCTACCCTGTGGCGCAAAAGTCTGCCAATTATGACCAAAATTAGCGGGATGAAAGCCGGATGCCATCAATAAGATGATCGTTAATGCCGGGACCACCATTTTAAAAACAGCGATCAAACTGGTGAAACGAGTTAATAAACGAATCGACCAGAAATTCAATAGCGTAAATACTAACATAAATAAAAAGACGATCAACAGACCGAATGTGGTCACATCCCCATGAGCAACAAATTGGCGGGTCCAATTAGCCCACGCCCACGGCCATGAGCTCATATATTGCACTGCCGCCACCGCTTCAATGGGGATGATCGTTACTAGAGATACCCAGTTAGCCCATGCCGCAATAAATCCGAGCAGCGGTCCATGACTGTATTGTGCATAACGACTCATTCCCCCACTTTCAGGAAACATTGCCCCTAACTCAACATAGTTAAAAGCAATCGCCATGATCACGATCGCACCGATGATCCAGGCAATGATCGCTGCAGGACCGGCAACCATTGCCGCCTCCCCAGAACCAAACAGCCAACCAGAACCAATGATCGAACTCAGTGCCAGCATGACTAGAGAAAATAAACCAATTTTATGACGTTCCTGCATAAACGACTCTCCTAAATTTTAATCTATCACTTTTAAAACGAAATTCAGCAACTTGATTGTATTTTGAACTTAAGGACTAAATTATCTCATTGATTTTTAATTTGTACAAATTATTTTTAGCATCCGCTTTGATTGATTTATTGAGGCGCATAAAAAACTCTCAGAGGGCGCGCTTCGCTTCGCCCTCGTATCCATGATATGAAACCGTCTTCGCTCTTGATATAATCAAGAGGAAGGCGGCTTTATTTGTTCATCGCTGGTTTATTGGTGGTTCTTCAGACCCCGTAATCGAGTAGGAGGTAATTGTAAGTTACCGTCCTCTCACACCACCGTACGTACGGTTCCGTATACGGCGGTTCAATAATTTAAGCACTCTGAATTTGCTGGAGCGTCTGACTCAAGTTAATGAGTCCACGACGTTCCAGCTCTTTGTTAGTTAGGGTACGGCACAGCGTTTTACTATGCGCTGTCCGCCAGTACCCTTTACGCGTGTTAGCGGATAGCTTAGCTTCATCTTTCGTAAATCCTAATCCGCTCAAGTTGTTCTCTCTAGTTTTGGCTTTCTTCCATTGTTTCCAAATGTACTGGCGAATACGTGACCGCAGCCACGCATCTAATTCCGTGATGAACCGCTTCATTCTACCCAAGCTGTAATACTGCAACCAACCGCGCATCTTTTGACGAATCTCTGCCATTATTTGGTCTTCGGATACACCACGATTACGCTTAGTCAGCCGCCTCAATGCTTGTTTAACTCGCTGCTTCGCTGACCACACCGGATAGGGAAAAGCCCTGCCTTTAGTGTGGCCCAACGTAAAACCTAAGAACTTCATTCTGTTGGTGGCGACCACTTGTGTCTTTTCCTGATTGAGCGTGAGTTTTAACTCATGCTCGAGAAAACGAGTCACACTAGCGAGGACTCGTTGGCCCGCGCGTGGACTTTTAACAAAGATATTGCAGTCATCGGCGTAACGGACAAATTCATGACCGCGCCTAGCTAGTTCTTGGTCGAATTCGTTGAGATAAATATTCGCTAACAGTGGCGAGATCGGCCCGCCTTGCGGTGTGCCTTTCTCACTGCGTTCAAACAATTGCCCATTCATGGTGCCACTAGTCAGAAAACGGCGAATGAGCCGTAGTATCCAGCGGTCACTAATTCGCTGCTTGAGAAACTTCATAAGCATGTCATGATTAACCGTATCGAAGTAGGCCTTCAAATCCAGATCAACCACATAGTGATAACCCGCATTATCTAGCTGAACGACCTGTTGAACTGCGTCATGTGCACTGCGTTGGGGTCGAAAACCAAAACTATTGTTGGCGAAGATCTGTTCATATATCGGCGAAAGGACCTGGGCCACGGCCTGCTGGACTAGCCGGTCGATCACGGTCGGAATGCCAAGCTTACGCGTTCCACCGTTGGGCTTTGGAATTGAGACTTGCTTGACTGGTGCCGGTTTATAAGTCCCATTGGCCAATTCTGCGAGTAATTCTTCGCGATGTACTTTCAGGTACGGTTTCAATTCATCAACGGTCATACCGTCAACTCCGGCCGCCCCTTTGTTCCTGACCACACGTTGATAAGCCAAATTCAGGTTGTTGCGGGCCAAAACTAATGCTTGAAACTGAGTGCCACTCATCTTTTCT
This is a stretch of genomic DNA from Loigolactobacillus coryniformis subsp. coryniformis KCTC 3167 = DSM 20001. It encodes these proteins:
- a CDS encoding DMT family transporter is translated as MRTRQLQGILLAAVGAILWGVSGPIAQWLFTTRQLSLVWLIESKMLISGILLLLFAALLPKERQRLFALWHSWRSIIALLAFTIFGMVAMQFVYYKAVAVGNAATATILQFLSPVFIVLYTMLREQAVPRRADLIAVLVALVGTFLLVTGGQPTHLAISPAAFFWGVATGMAAAAYVLLPIHLLAEYGAIAISGWAMTLGGLLFGLLHPGAWQIPHLDLVGQLGYWFIVIPGTVVAYSLYLASLDYISATAVGLLDAFEPLAATVLSVLYLRVHFGWIEFGGTLLILSTVFILALARPQSLESS
- a CDS encoding APC family permease — its product is MQERHKIGLFSLVMLALSSIIGSGWLFGSGEAAMVAGPAAIIAWIIGAIVIMAIAFNYVELGAMFPESGGMSRYAQYSHGPLLGFIAAWANWVSLVTIIPIEAVAAVQYMSSWPWAWANWTRQFVAHGDVTTFGLLIVFLFMLVFTLLNFWSIRLLTRFTSLIAVFKMVVPALTIILLMASGFHPANFGHNWQTFAPQGSAAIFQATTASGIIFSYNAFQTVINMGSEIRDSRHNVARGIAISLLISAVIYTLLQVTFIGSVPPHLLAQSGWHGLNFASPFADLAILLGLQWWSILLYLDAFVSPFGTGVTFVAVTSRTLWAMAKNQHMPQWLGRLNRRYGIPRLAMAANLVISLLMVSVFRNWSVLASVISTSTLIAYLTGPVTVISLRKLRPNFKRPVASKWLRVVAPVAFVLASLATYWAMWPTTIQVILVILLGLPFYVYYEWRRGFPNFKQQLKGSLWLIIYLVFLSAVSYLGSQPFGGNGWLHYPWDFVLISVTAYLFYCWGVASRIDSDELVAAAEVNRQVKVDDDE
- the ltrA gene encoding group II intron reverse transcriptase/maturase encodes the protein MRKSQKTEQADRQRMIGLEDQRQTGARSIASGEGEKMSGTQFQALVLARNNLNLAYQRVVRNKGAAGVDGMTVDELKPYLKVHREELLAELANGTYKPAPVKQVSIPKPNGGTRKLGIPTVIDRLVQQAVAQVLSPIYEQIFANNSFGFRPQRSAHDAVQQVVQLDNAGYHYVVDLDLKAYFDTVNHDMLMKFLKQRISDRWILRLIRRFLTSGTMNGQLFERSEKGTPQGGPISPLLANIYLNEFDQELARRGHEFVRYADDCNIFVKSPRAGQRVLASVTRFLEHELKLTLNQEKTQVVATNRMKFLGFTLGHTKGRAFPYPVWSAKQRVKQALRRLTKRNRGVSEDQIMAEIRQKMRGWLQYYSLGRMKRFITELDAWLRSRIRQYIWKQWKKAKTRENNLSGLGFTKDEAKLSANTRKGYWRTAHSKTLCRTLTNKELERRGLINLSQTLQQIQSA